The window CGTTATTACTAAATTACCTTAGAGCCGTCTTTCCATCGTGAGCGTGTTGATCGATCGGTGCTCTATGTTGTTCCAGGAGTCTCTCAACTAACGCAGCGTGTCCTTCTTGCGCGGCTAGCATCAGAGCGCCTTTCCCATCGTTGTCAGTTTCGTCAATTTTGGCTCCAGCTTCCAGTAATGCTTCGCAAACATCGATATGCCCTTCGAATGCCGCATAATGCAATGGCGTCCATCCTGAATTGTCCCTGTGTTGCTCGTCCAAGCCTAAAATATCGAAGATTCATGTTGCAAGTTACCTCCAAAAATAATTCAGAGGACTTAATACTgaattaagataaaaataatcgGGAGGAAAGGGAAGGTATTTTATACCTCTGTCCAATAATTGTTTCACTACATCAGTACCGCCTTGGGCAGCAGCAACGCTCAAAACGGTCCTGCCCTCGTTATCAATGCTGTCAACGTAACATCCCCAGAATAAGAGAAGAGCGACCACTGATCCATGACCCATGCTGGCAGCTGCCCACAAAGGTGTGCGCCCCGTAGCATCGCAATGATCCACATCTGCCTCGTATTCCAATAACAACTCGCAAACGTCTCTGTGTCCCTCGAACGCGGCCACTAACAATGGTGTCATGCCATCCTTATCCTGGTGATCGACTGCAGCTCCTCTTTCCAAGAGGATCGTAACCACCTGTGACAGAAGATCATATATTCGTTTATATACGTATACCGAGATCTCACAAGTAAATAACTTCGcgtaatttcattaatacaaaatttaaagtTTTCATGCTTCAACTGACTGTTACTTGTGCATTTTAGTGCTGAGCGTTACTAGGATCTCTTAATAGGAATTTTAGATATCTCTTTTTATCACCCtatatatatagtgtataaAGATCATCACAACACGTTAAAAGCCTTTCAGTTCGCTGGAGATGGGATTGGACATAAAAATTCGAATGCAGCGAGCTTAAAGACGTCAGCACTAAAATGATTAAGGATTTCTAATGTCAGCTAGTGTCTGCATAAAATCAATCGATTAATCAGATCGCACTTACGATCTTCTTAAACTTTAACTACCTTacacaatattaaaaaaaaaaaaaaaaaaagagaaacaaaaaacaATAGTGTGATACGATAATGGAATGATATCAAACAAACTAAAATTTCGTTGTTAGTACGTATGAAGAGAAACAGTATTCGTGTTCCAGCAGTGTTTTGTGCAACGATCTTGCAAGTATCTCGTTCTTGCTTGTCCCATAACATCATTGCCTTTCTTTATCTCTCGACAGCCGTGAAAACGAGGGGAACGGAAACTAACTTTTGCATAGCCATGATTGGAGGGTACACATAGGGCAGCTACGCTGAGGGCAGTCCTTCCGTCGTTATCAGCGTGATCGATCTCCGCGCCGAAGTCTAGAAGGTGTTCGACGATCTCGCTGTGACCCATGTAGGCAGCGGCAATTAAGGCGGTTCTACCCTCGTCATCGGTTCTGTTGACGTCGGCGCCGTGCTGCAGAAGCGCTTTAACGATGTCCTCGTGGCCACCCCATGCGGCTGCTCTGAGCGCGGTTCGTTGATCCCAATCGGCGCAATCCACCATTGCCCCGTGCTCCAGCAGCATTTCGACTacctatatttttatttcaccgtTTATATTCCTCCACTGACTTCCCCCTTTTATCATCATACTTCAATACTTGCAATCCTCATTAAGATATTCAGATATATTAATCGACTGTTACTGTGTATTATTTGACTGTTAACTCGTGTTGCAATCAAATGTTATTTCGTCTGTTAAACGTGTATCAACAACGACTATATTCTCAACTGTATGCAAGGATGATGATGACATTGTTAAGGATAGATGATTCAATGTCTCGAGTtctgttgttttattttaaacgatTACCTGAGTATGTCCACCCCAGGCAGCAGCTCTCAGGGCTGTCCATCCGTCGCAGTCAGCGTGATCCGCACAGGCCCCTGAAGCCAGCAAAACTCGTACTACGTCTGCATAACCGTGTCTCGCTGCCAGATTTAAGGGTGTTTGACCGTGACGATCAGTGGCTTCCAGTTTTGCCTGCGTGATTAGAAAATATGCAACATATAACATGGCATTAAACACGGTTTGCTAATCTGTAGAATTTTAGGATTTGCGATTCTTTCGTGGTTGggaaatcttttttattatttttactctattaattaaatacatattaagTTGGTAAGTTTTACTAAAAAAATTTTCATATGGAAGCCTTTggttattactttttattatgtatttatctAGAGATTCTTAGCCctagttataaatataaattaaaattatatacctgaaaattcattttatttatcttattaaatACTTTCTTGTGTAGGAGAAGGGCGATTATTTCATTATCATAAAAAAGTATCGCGACTCAAAAAGTGTAGGGAAACACTGGTATAAAGGGTTTTAATTTATGTGAATCTACTTTTCTACAGAGTGACTGCCAACACTTTCCAAACTATATACCAATTTTGGTTcaaataatatgttaataaaaattgtattttatgagCCCAGGTACAAATTGTGTACCTGGTCCTTTATTTTCAGAAAGTCGTTACTTCAACAATATAATGAGATTATACCGTAGTTAGAAACTTTTGACAAGCGTTGTATTTATGATAATTGCTGCAACTAATAAGGGAAGATCGTAAACCGGTACAGTTGCGGTAAATGTTTTATGATTCGTTTATGCTTCTTCCTTATTACATTGTAAGCTTGCTTTCCCTTAAAGACTGCTCTTTATGATGTCTACTTACAATTATTACGGTATAAATGCTAGTGTACATACGTTAGGGAAGTCAATATAATTGTCAAACGAGATTAATTATTAACTATATATTGTAAAATGcttatgcaatttcatattcaCTAAATATCATaatgactattttattttatgctcGTGTCTTTGTATAGCTATGCATTTTTACATTGAAATTACCACAAATGCACAAATATCCACagtgtaattaaaatttccatagAGAATCCATTTGTGTGTTCTAAAATTGTACATACTATGCTTTAGACTGTACAGAACATTaagaaaatttttcttttgtaaatatttttctgtaaatttataattcttcgtTCGGCATATGAAAAATGCATTGTTGGTATAAATCATGATGCAGCTTTTTAAAAATGGGAGAGGTTGATCCTTACCTGAGGACATGTCGCCAGAGCCAACTCCAGCAGAGATGCATTACCGTCTGCAGCAAGCGTGTGCAGCACTGTTCGTCCGCAAGAATCAGCTTGATTGATGTCCCCGCTTTCGCCGAGCAGTTCCGTTAATGGCTCGCTGGGAGATTCATCCATAGGGCTTACGTCTTGCGAGACCTGTGACAAACATTACAGTTATACGAATTCTATTTTTGGCTTTAGTCCTTGCGCAATCGCGAATTGCTTTTGtctatgatatataaataagaagaagCTTACTACGTATCCTAAAACTGtcgtttaacaaaattaataatttcaaatcgTTGTCCACTCCTTGTCAGATAAACATCTTCATTCTCTTAATTGCTAGAGTCTAAATTTAATCGACAGATCAATTTACTCAAAGACAACAGCAACAAGTATTCGCTTTTAAAATTCCAGTTTCCCAATAAACGCAAgctttcaaaattaattacttgACTAGAAGAGACAGCATCCTTGCTGGCATCGTCCTCGACGACCTTTTCCGAGGGCTTGGCGCCCGCATCGATCAACAGTTTTAACAGCTTCACTTCCTGCCTGGGCCAGAGGATGCACTCTGAGCTGTCCAGGTAGCAATCTTCTATCGGTGCTCCGCTGCCTATCATCCAGAGTACTTGAAGCGTGTGCACGTCCAGGTTACAATTTGTGGTGGCGACGTTCGTTATGGACCGTTGCAGGTGTTGTCCAAGCACGCAGATCTCATCGGCGTTCAATTCCGGTCCGCGAAGGGTGTAATAAGCGGCCAGCATCGCGTGACCTTCCACAGCGGAGCACAAATACTTCTGCGTGCAGTGTTTCACGTCCAGCAACCATTCTGCGAAGCTATGATGGAATAACATCAACGCTCCTGCACGAGAAACAGAGATGACTCTGCGTAGAAGGTGGAGACGTCGATTGAAGTCTTCTATGGTGATGTTGGTGCACGCAGTTTTCACGCATTTGTAGAGTATCTCCTGGGTGATGGGTAGTTTTGCGGCTAAGATCACGTTCAATAGAGGTTGGACTTTGGCAAATTGCTTTCGACTGAAGAGCCTTTGACACAGCCATAGGTAGAGACCGTTCAAGGTGCCTGGTATCTCGCGAACCTCGCGTAGAACGATGAAGTTCTCGGCTACTCCGTCGAGAACTTTTTCTAGATAGAGGAAACAGCCGTTGCTCTTGATGTGCAGCTGGTTCAGCATCTCGGCTGTGTCGCGCGAGATGTGCTGCCTGGATGAATGAAAATTAACTCGTATTTAGCGACTGTAATTACAGGTGTTAACTTTTAGTTATCAGTTTATACGCTACAAACAATCACGGAAGCTTGATATTGGAAAGACCAATCAAAAGTTCCAATAATTTCAACAAATGCGATATCAACAAATACACACCTGAGCGCGTCTTCTTGATCCAACCGTGCCAGGATATACTGTTGGATGTCTCTCACCACCAAGGACTTCCTTAGATCGTCTAAAGGGATCTTCCGGAAGCCGCTGAACATCCGTGAGATGGGTTTGCTCTGACGTCGAGCAGTACAAACCAGAAGCAACCATTGAGGGAATAGGTGATGATGATTAGCCAATAATTCAGCGATCGTCCTACTGACGTTATCATTCTCCCTTCTCGAGTCTCTGGTGCCAGTTTGAGGAAGATCCAGAGTCTGTCCCTCGTCGATCGAGTCGACTAACAGGAACAGACAACATTTTGGTGGCTCTAATTCTAATAGAGGGAACAGCAGTGCTTTCTTTAAAGCGTCGTCGGGATCTCTGTCGAGGACATCCGGTTGCAAAGCGGCTTGTATCTCTGGATCAGTTCGAAGTTTCTCCGCGTAGGCTTCTGCTACCATTTCCCTCGATGTCAATGGCACTGTCGTGGCGTTGCTGGTTGTCGTCGCGCTGCCTGGTATCGGTGAGCTCGAAGACACTCTGCGGAATGTTCAAAGAAAATCATTTGTAAAAATCATCGttttaatatagtaatattagaTTCATCGTTTGGAATTAATGGAAATTGTGGAATATATTTTCCAACCATGTAAATTCTACCTTTATTTATCTGCATAACAGAGATAATTTTCACCCGATCGAAGCGTAATTCTAGCGTATAATATAAGTATAGTATTGTAAGACTAAGTTACGAATCTCTGTATAAAAGTCACTGACCTATGAATCCCATCCGAACCAGGTTGCAGAAGCTGAGCAACCAGAGACCTCACAAATTGAGCTGGTGACAACGAAGCCTCGCTTCTAGCCTGACAAAAGTGCCTGGCCAACAATCTCCTGTTTAAGGATCTCTGATGTCTAGCATTGGCACCAGCCGATGGCCAGGCTAATTCTGCACTGAACGCGGTCTTTCCACTTCCTGGGCCACCAACGACCAAAACGCCACACGTCTTCGAAGCTGGCCTCTGTTCCAAGCAGTGGGACAGTTTGGTGAACGCCCATTCGCGGCAGAAGAACCGCTTCTTCTCTATCACTGGTGCAGCCATTCTCTTGCAATAATTCTTCCCGTTTATAGTTAGTCGAACGATCGGTAATTAATCTTTCGTTGCACGGTGTTCTTTCAATGGACCTTCTCCGCGAGGTCTACGTTTCTACTAAACACAATTCTGTCGATTTGAAGCAACTTGTGCGTCTAGATAGGAAACAAAGAGAGGCCGTGTCAGCGATGAAGTATGTCTTTAGAATTGCCTAGGCTAATTGCGTTGGTTTATATCTCGTGTTCAGGTATATAAATTCTTCAGGATACTTCTTTAAACAGCGAACCGAACAGAGTATTACAGTTTTTCTCGTGTTTCGTTGGTTGACGatggtatttatttatttgttgtgTCCTTAATCGTGGTTCTTGATGCAGATTGCAAGAGTAATTGAAACAGGTGACAGTTTAGATTGGCTGTGGTGCGCCACTACGGTTCATCTCGCTGTATTCTGACGAGGGAACATTGGTCGGAGCCCCAGGGGGCTCTGAGGCTTCCTCGGCCTCCATTCAGCCTTCTCATCGCCTCGTCGCGGACGAGCACCGCGCTTCGTATCGCTGCATTCTACGACACCTGAAACAAGGAAAATGGACACGTGGTTTACGTGGATCTCAAAGTTATTTTACCCATGCTCGGTTATTCTATGGTTACTTCGCGTTTCTACGTTTCTTACGTCTCTCTCAATTCGTAAGCTTAAAACTTGTCTGTGTGTTTTTCAAAAGAAGCTTACCGTCCTCGAGGCTACTACCGTCGCTAATTAAAGAGAATTCGATTATTCCCCTCGACACTTGTTTGCATTGGAATTATGTCGTTTCGAGGAGACCCTCGACCTACACCGGAAGTACCATTGCATCTTAATGGATAGCAACATCTGAATACCGTAGTtcccttttttctatttttctgtcTCTTGATTTCTCGTGGTTAGATTCGACGTtaaaattccataaaaatttatttgattaGCTTTaattaaattggaaatttcTTCGTGGATCGAGGCTCCGATAGCTACCACAGAGAAAGGACATATCATTCCCCCTTTGTGCTATAATTATCGAAATTACAAGTTAACCGCGTACCTACCAAATTGAGAGACTTTTAACGctgccgtataacgtataccgcgtataattgatataatcaTTCGATGATTACTACTGTTCGCGCAGAACCGCGAATTTTCACTCCCATAAATATAATACGAAACATCTTGTTGTTATCGCTTTCTCCACGATAATTCGATTAAGCTTATGAAAGAGCGATTTTCGTTTCCATTTATTGTAGTTCGTACGATTGTAAAAGCGGCCGAGTATAGAAAGTAAATTAGCTcgtggaaagaaagaagaaacagcgTCGCAAAAGATCGCATTGTGCGTGCAAAACAGAGGAAAAGTCTCGCCAATTCCAACTGCGAACGCATTGTTCAATTGGAATATCGAAATAATTCACGACATCGTAAATTAAGCGTGTTTTCGCTTCATTCAGAAGCATCCGCCGTTCGAGTTTTCACAGGGTTCAGTCTCAACAAGCGCAAATACGCGGCGGGTAATAATTAGAAAAGTCAGACGCCGAGGTATCTCCTTCTCATTAGTGGAACTAGTTTGTCATTGGCTCTGCGCGTTTACGTTCGTCTCGAGCGTACTCCCGTAATTTTAACCCACCTGTCTCCCGCGAACAGACAATTATCACGGTCGTTTAATACGAATTTCAGATCGTTCACCGTGCAACGAACAACACCGGAATGAGGCTTTTCACTACCTGCGACGGaatctctctcgctctttctctctctctccctttccccCGTCGTATTTCATTCGATAAACTGCTATAGCTAGAAACAGAGTCGTTTGTTATGCCACTCGCAAGTTTGAACAGCGAACAATACAATACATGGAGATTGCTTtcgaaacatttattttttcatatgtaatatgtatctctctctctctcttttttcgaaTACTAAGAGGTGATTATAAGAAACAATGGAATAGAAGGAATTGTAGGAATTTCTTTTGGGCAACGAAGCTTCAGACGAGCTTAAGAATAACAGAAATTGATAGAATAGTGGAATAgtagaaataatttcaatagcGTTTTCCcaataataaattctaaaacATCGAAGAAGAGTGATTGGCAAAAAGATAACGAAACGAGGGAGATTTTAGAGAAAGTCTCTTCGAGAAAGTATATTTTAAGGGAACTttctatagatatttttaacgataaaattttgtatgttaACAGTGTGTGGAAGAACCgagtatatgtgtatgtgtgtgttaaaaaagatatatatattgagGGATTAACGATGAAAGATTAGGAAAGCTAAGAAGCCTGGGGAAAAAATTATCCAACAAGTTTGCGCGTGATTCTAAAATGTTTCACGCGATATCTGTTTTCAATGATTAAATATTCACAAGATCAGGCGCAGGTTTGACGAACCGTGATGGATCTTCCGCGTGGCGgttttaatattatcaaatgGTCGTTTATAAGCGGGCTTctggaaaatttaatattagaacCGGGGTATGTTGTGGAAAGTAATTCTCATTGTTGCTTGCTTGCtcgctgttgttgctgctgctgcggTTCTTCGAACGTTCCGCAGCGGACTTCCGGCGGCGAAATGAGGTCGTATCTTTCGTGGATGCGAGTCGACGCGTGACTGGTTACCGCAGGCTTTTCAAAGCATCTGCGTAACGTCTATCAAGATGCTTGTTCTCCCAAAGGAGAACTGTCGTCCCTGATTTACTCCCCCGGAACAACATCTGTCTTTTGTAATTCGCAATTAATCAGTTACGTTTGATTAACTAGCGCGTATTTTTGCATTCTTTTAAGTGGAGTATCGTGCAATTAGAATCGTAAAATTACTTTATGATTGTTACGTCGATATACCTTTTCCAGGATTTCAAATTACCAGGCGGATATTACGTTCTATCCCTTTGACGGTGTAACAAAGTGGCGAGGAATTCAGAACGAACGACTCAAAGAACGAACCTCACTCGTCGGATATAAGAAACTACGTACTTTCGACTTTTCCTTGGTACCCAGTTGCTGCGTGATAACCGTCGAAGACAGTCTACGCTGCGAGTACCTTAAGACGTGCACTTCTATCGCGAAGAACACGCGAATATCTTCAGATTCCCTTCACCTTGTTCTCCGAGAAACTGAGCCGGGAGATATTGCATGAAATTTTAGCTACTCGCAAAGAAGGACACAGTGTACACGTAGTTAAAATTTGAGGAAGCTCAGAGCTACCGATGTCGAGATATTGCGTCCCAAAGTAAGACCATGTTACGTTAGAACTGTGCAACGTACACATCGTTTGCTTATATTTTCTCTTTTGATTTGTTCGTATTTATGATTTATCGGAAAATTGCATAAGAAGCTATTCATCTCTGCCGCTATAAATTTCTCCAAAAAAGCGCTACGAGAACGAGGAGCCTAGCAACTGGGTCCAGAACGACCCATTATGGGACTTGGCGTCTGGTAGTCCGCGTGTTAAAGGATCTCGCTATCGAAGACAGACGATCGACAAAACCCTGCGATCCTTCGTAACAGCTTCCGTTTCCCCGAGAATCACGCGCACCGATACGAACAAATCAAACGTCTCGTTGGACGCGGGATGCATCGAAGATTTACTGCCTGGCCATGCAGGCTACGCTGGCGGTTTTCGGGCTTATCGCGTTTGTCGCGTCACTGATAGCGAATTTTCGAAATACCCTGGGATAGCGGCGATCGCGAACCCGGACCAGCCTCAACTATCAACTGCGCCGATAAACCTTGACGGGAACGAGCCATTGTCGGTGTTTCCCCTGCTGTTCGTTTTTATCTctgaacaatgtcgcaacgcggTGCGTTGTCTCGAGGATATCGTGGTCGACAAATTAACGCTAACAAATTTCCAGGCTGATCACCGGCTGATTCGATGGAAAAATGGAACGCGCAGTTAATTTATTCGACATTAGGCGGATCGTTGGCGATGGAAGACACCAAAGTGGCGCGTGTCGAGTGGAAAATTACCGCTCGacaacattttctttttaatcagtCAGCTGTTTAAATCtctttgaaaactttgaaaGGCGTGTACCTAAAATGCGTGACGGAAGGTaaacgatgacgagtatactcgtcgaacatAGAGTACGCGTAGCTGTTATataatgtagaattaagttGCACAGAAGTGACCGTTttactttgtaattttattagcgACAGAAAATGGTTAAGCTTCCGCAATGTTTCGGGAACTTTCGAAACAGCGACTGTCGAAATGGGAGGACGACGTTCTTTTACGACATCTAAAAGTTTGTTGCGTATCGGAAATAATCCATTTGCGTTCTCAATGCTTCGTACGTAGCAATATGAAGTtccaatatttctttatatatttctaacTTTAATTCTGCTTCAAGTTACTGACACTGAAAGCTGAGAGCAAAGTACGAAGATTGTTCTACCATATGCAGGGAGCAAAGGAAGTTAAGACGTTTTgcagaaacgaagaaaacaaaCTCGCCGATTCAAGATCTCATCGTCGCTTGCATATCCAAGTAGTACGGTAAATAAGCGCAGCGATTGTCGTTTAATTTGTTTGTCTTATAGCACGCTGAGTAAGTAAGCCTAACGCTAGGAGAAAGTACTATAAAAAGCAAATATAAGAAAAAgtcgaatataaatataaagtaattaaaatacagACGTATCTTTCCCTACATAAAGTTTTGCTTTATAACTGGCAAATTGCCATAGGAGATATCTTAAATCGCTACAAAGAACACATACATACTTGCGCGTACAAATCTACTCCAAGTAATTAAAAACGTTCGAAAGCTGAAATGTCTCTTTACTTTCCACCGAATCGTCACTTTCTATCATCGAAAAATTTCTTAGATTTATTAGAAACTCGCGTTCTTTCGCTTCCTATCTTCCTATCTCGTTGTATTGAAAACCATAAGATGTAGCGTTAGAATCGCAACGagatacatcgttatacgtaaatAGCCAAGAGACGGTTCCGCTAAAGGATGTGTGCGTTTTTGATCGGTTGGATCGAAGAAAATTGTACGTTGAAGGATCGAAATAGCCGTTCGACGGTCGCATTATACTAAGAAGAAGAACACGCTTCGATCGTCGCGGATTCAGCTTCGCGCTATTTAAAATTCATACAAAGCGAAGTGATGCCAGGCTTGACCCACTTAGAGGCTGGTGAACATCGCCACCCTCCGTATTTGGTCAGGAACGAGAGTCTAGCCAACGATGTTCATTAAATTCACGACGGATAGACAACGACGTCGACCTCGGGGACCAGATCTCGCTCGTTGTTCCGTCGCTGGCGTATCGTAGCTTATCATCATCTGACACGAATAACTCGAACGTTATCCCAGATTCGATTTTCCGATACGTCGATCGCGTCCCTCGGCGAAACATCGAAGGTTCTTCTCCGCGATTCACCAAGGTTTCTGGCCATTTGTCACGGTTCTCCCTCTCCGCAGCAGATCCTTCTACGCGAAAAGAACGTTCCGCGAAAGATACGCGTGTTACAAGGCTGCTGCACAGTTAGCACAGCTAGGTATTTAACAAACAAATTCGGCATAAAGTTATTAATTCTTCGAGAGATTCAGAATGCGTTTGCTTGGCAAGTGTAAAGAAAATATCCGAGAAATATCATTAACTGCGAAATGATGGTAGAAGGATGTGGCGATGGCTGTCTTAacgcgtttatgggaaattggAAGGAGAAAGAGGGCTGTGAAGATATGCAAAAGTATAATATGTatcatataaatgtataaaagtatATAGAAATGGATATTCAAAGTGTTGGTACACGTTGGCATATTTAATAAGCCAGGCAAAATGTTGTTTCTTTAGTTGTGTTCGTCAAAGAATGTGAATCTCCATGGATATCgtcagtttaattaattaacaacgatCGGAGGAGAATTGGAGATTTGTATAGGAAGATATCGTGGAATAGACAAAAGACGATGATCGCAACGGGAGCCGAGAGATCGGTGCCTTCTAATTACGTTTCTGAAGCTGCTTGTTCGAAAGCAGCTCGAGGGAGAAGAGGAACAATCGATCGTCGCGGAAGAAACCGAGGGAAAACACGCTTTCGCGTTTTCGCGCAACTCTCACGGCCGACGTGAGACAGATTTACAGTAATTAAAACGTGGCGAATGCAAGGAAACTCCGGCAGGATTGGCTAACGGATGGTCGCCAATTAACTTCACGGAATCATGAGAAATCAGCAATGTATTTTGTCCAACAGTCTGTTCGGTTTCGAAAGGTAAATTGCACGAGCACTCTATTTTGTCGAAGATCTTCATCTGTCGCTGCTGATATTTCCAATGCAGGCTGCACCATGAGTTTTCAACTTGAATGTTGAATTGTTCGATGGAAATTAATTCTCGCACCCTGTCGTACGTTTGgattaattatatgatattaatataaacTCTACAAGTCACCGAGAAATTCTGTTTAATTCTTCGATCTATTTgcagaagaaatatttttagagaaattttacaagtcacaAGCTGCCGATTTACAATACCAATAACTTCTTCTTAACTCTTGAATCTACTTGTGAAACAAATCTTTATTTACGTCCTATTTTCTTTGCTCGTATTTTACGAACATAAGAATCACCATAAAAATTCGTAGTCCCATTGCTACTTAGCAAACTATTGCGCAAGAGAAACTTGGGAATTCGACTCTATTTACACCCACGTATCTCCAAAGATCCTTACGAGATTCCCTGGCCCACGATGTATATCGTTTCAACCAAGATCAAACTTCTCGAACTGTCGCTTCGAAATATCGTTTGTCGTAAGATTAGGTGCCTAAGCaaggagaaaagaaggaaaaatatgcAAACGAAGCTGCGTTAATCCAGTGTAAGGCTAAACTTGTGCTATCCAAGGTGTGACGTTAGTTTTGCATGTATTACGGTCTTAACGCGGACAAATTGGATTTGTCGTTAGTCGAGATTAGAGTAATCTACTTAGAAAGAGATGTAAATCATGTTATTACGACTGATTTCAGCCTTCGTTATGATTCATTGTTACGCAGAGTCGAATTGCTATAGAATTATTTTAGTTTCAATATCGGAACAATTTGTCACACCGTAGTGTCGACAGATCGAACTATCTTTTATCCGCAGTTCCGCATAATCAGATCGAACCGACGCGAAAACTCACCACGTGCAACCTGCTCCCATTGCAATGAGGATCTTTGGCGAGAAATTAGCGAAGAATTTAGACAGCTCAATAGAATTTCATCGAACTGTATATTATACGCATTAGTCGTTCGATACACGCCAGCTAACGAGCCAGAAAACCCTGTGCTCAAgtttacttgataaattttcaaactcgattttctcgaaagctAAACCTTAAATGACAAAAATGTTATTCTTGTTCCTATTTTTCCGTAAGGAATCACCTCGTGGCCGCTTGTACGCGTTATTCGGCCGCACCCCGTATATTTGTCAGGAGTTCAATTGGCGTGGCAT is drawn from Bombus terrestris chromosome 12, iyBomTerr1.2, whole genome shotgun sequence and contains these coding sequences:
- the LOC100645921 gene encoding ankyrin repeat domain-containing protein 50 isoform X1, with the protein product MAAPVIEKKRFFCREWAFTKLSHCLEQRPASKTCGVLVVGGPGSGKTAFSAELAWPSAGANARHQRSLNRRLLARHFCQARSEASLSPAQFVRSLVAQLLQPGSDGIHRVSSSSPIPGSATTTSNATTVPLTSREMVAEAYAEKLRTDPEIQAALQPDVLDRDPDDALKKALLFPLLELEPPKCCLFLLVDSIDEGQTLDLPQTGTRDSRRENDNVSRTIAELLANHHHLFPQWLLLVCTARRQSKPISRMFSGFRKIPLDDLRKSLVVRDIQQYILARLDQEDALRQHISRDTAEMLNQLHIKSNGCFLYLEKVLDGVAENFIVLREVREIPGTLNGLYLWLCQRLFSRKQFAKVQPLLNVILAAKLPITQEILYKCVKTACTNITIEDFNRRLHLLRRVISVSRAGALMLFHHSFAEWLLDVKHCTQKYLCSAVEGHAMLAAYYTLRGPELNADEICVLGQHLQRSITNVATTNCNLDVHTLQVLWMIGSGAPIEDCYLDSSECILWPRQEVKLLKLLIDAGAKPSEKVVEDDASKDAVSSSQVSQDVSPMDESPSEPLTELLGESGDINQADSCGRTVLHTLAADGNASLLELALATCPQAKLEATDRHGQTPLNLAARHGYADVVRVLLASGACADHADCDGWTALRAAAWGGHTQVVEMLLEHGAMVDCADWDQRTALRAAAWGGHEDIVKALLQHGADVNRTDDEGRTALIAAAYMGHSEIVEHLLDFGAEIDHADNDGRTALSVAALCVPSNHGYAKVVTILLERGAAVDHQDKDGMTPLLVAAFEGHRDVCELLLEYEADVDHCDATGRTPLWAAASMGHGSVVALLLFWGCYVDSIDNEGRTVLSVAAAQGGTDVVKQLLDRGLDEQHRDNSGWTPLHYAAFEGHIDVCEALLEAGAKIDETDNDGKGALMLAAQEGHAALVERLLEQHRAPIDQHAHDGKTALRLAALEGHYDTVRVLLSHNADVNAKDADGRSTLYILALENRLAMARFLLEHARADVESRDSEGRTPLHVSAWQGHVEMVALLLTEGSASVNACDNENRTPLHSAAWQGHAAIVRLLLEHGATPDHTCNQGATALGIAAQEGHEHCVRALLNHGADPSHSDHCGRNAIKVAAKSGHDTVVRLLEEHSANQRSLRPGINGGGSSSATSVTSNSTAETKPSSAILNPLSTQYSPAESPDSTKRRSCVSLGNNSSNSKSSSNLTGSTKSDQGKFNQNSMVNQVIKTPLSFTQQLQQCSRGAKSRPLSKLLSPLKSEPQSPIYASPPHSPLSDSLIPYSPTNTSPPSAQTAANVIQSQLGVSLLTGNQNIPYKAQIGGYNHTSAIYEPINIKTEIIDKNDISKPFELTNEMLGLSVTKDKKNGLDEKRNSADTHFTRDTHMRIILGNSGAGVGRSVKHTSDHTPASASNAKPKRNGLVSNPAMRLVAGVRNGIENATNRNKPITTRVNGFQWKAEARKETPL